AAACCCCAAAGGACACGTCCTGGATACCTCTAGCTGAATGAGCGTCTGGATTGATTATGCACCTCACTTTTTTCTCACGGGCAAGTGGCCACCAGCTGTAGTCCATGTCCAGACGGTTTGGATTGGCGTTGAGCTCGATCCACGTACCTGTCGAGGCTGCAGCCTCAATTACCGCTGGAATATCGACCCGATAAGGCGACCTCCTAAGGAGTAGACGACCAGTTAAGTGGCCAAGCACAGTGACATACGGATTGGACAACGCGCGGATTATACGGCGTGTCATCGCTGCTGCTGACAGAGAGAAAGAAGTGTGGACGGAGGCTATAACGTAGTCCAGGGAAGCAAGTACTTCATCCGAAAAATCGAGAGCACCGTCTCTCAGGATATCGCACTCGGTTCCAGAAAAAAGATGAAACTGCTTATAACTAGCGTTCAATCGCAAGATTGCCTTGCGCTGTTCCATGAGGGCGCTCTCACTGAGACCATGTGCCCGTATCAGGCTTTTGCTGTGATCAGAAATTCCCAGGTACTGAAAGCCAAGTCTCATGCCTGCCTCAGCCATACTTGTCAGAGAATCGCGCCCATCGCTATCGGTAGTATGACAGTGGAAGGCCCCTTTGAGGTCTTTCATCTCCACCAGGGAAGGGATACTCCTCGCCGCTGCGGCAGAAAATTCTCCGTGATCTTCTCGTAATTCTGGAGGAATAAACTGTAGGTCTAGGGCCCTATAAATATCGGCCTCATTGTCTACACTAGGAATTACTCGCTTTTGGATGCGTTTCTTCAATGGGGTGAACCCATATTCATTGAGAGACCATCCATGTCTTAAAGCCAGCGAGCGTGATCTTACATTATGCTCCTTACTGCCTGTAAAATAGGCCAGAGCAAATGGATATTCTTCTTTCGTCACCACGCGTAGGTCGCAAGGCATGCCACCCTTTAGTCGAACGGTGCATTTAGTAACCCCCTTAGCTAGGATGCTCTCTACCCATGGATGGGATAGAAAAAAAGATAGAATCCGGCTGCTGGCTTTTCCAGCTACTACAAGATCAATATCGTGAACAGTATCCTTGCCTCGGCGTAAGCTACCTGCATAGGTAGCCAGCGAAACTTCACCCAATTTCTTTAACTCCTCAACTAGCCCAATGGCCAATGGCAAAGCCTGCACCGATAGGAATTTTCTAGCATTGCGACGTGTGTCCTCTAGGGATTGTAACAACTTTCTGGAGGTTTTTTTTCCAAATCCAGGGAGTGTTATGAGCTTTCCCTCTCGGCACATCCTTTCTAAAGAGGTAACGGAGGTTACTCCCAACCTCTCGTAAAGGACTTTAATTCTCCTGATACCAAGTCCAGGAATATCAAGGAGCGTAAGGATATCTCGAGGAAGTTCCTTACACAGTTCTTCATAAAACCTAAGATGCCCCGTCTGTGTGAGTTCAGATATTTTCTTAGCAATGGATGCTCCTACTCCCTCAATCGCTCTTACCTGCTCTTCGGTAGCCTCGGCAAGTTTCCAATGAATCCTAGACAATGTCTTGGAAGCGCGCAAATAGGCCCTTGTCTTAAAAGAATTTTTCTCTCCTTTAAGCTCCAGAAGCAGGGCAATGTCGTTAAGCACGCGGCAATAATCTTCATTGGTTAGCAGCTCGGAAGGCATAAAAACAGGTAGAATGACTAGAACAATTAATGAAATGACTACCGTAACGCGTGCTCAGCGGCAGATAACAAGACAGCCCCCCCCCGGCCAGCATAGCCCCCAACGTGCTCGCGCGTACCAGTACGGTAGGCTCGACAGTCTGGGCTTGACTCTCAAGGAATTCTTGAAAGAGGTTATGGAGCAACACGAGGCTTGTGGGACGTCTTTTTTCCAATCCATCAAGAACTTGGTCCTCAAAAGGCTTCTGCACCCATTTTTGCCTATATTTTATCTCTTCTAGCAATAAGTCTTGCAGCGGTTCCAGTATCTTCAGAGGATCGGGCATGCTAAAGGCTACGGAGGATGTATGGGCTCACTTGAGCATATGGTAAGCAGGTGCGTTATGATGTTCTCCGTCCATAGCGCGTTTGCTATACTTTCCGCGAGTACCAGCCCGTCGTGGCACGTAAGGAGGACATCCCTTTTGGATCTCCGATACACCAGGTAGATTTTGGTAATCATCGTGGGCTAACTTTATGGTATCCGTTGGTGTAGGACTAGCTGGGTTTGGGACCGTTGGTGCAGGGGTCTTCCGGGCACTCAAACAAAACGGCGGCCTACTTGCGCAGAGGGCCGGTGCACACTTTGAGATACGGCGCATTGTCCTACGTGACCCTAGCAAAAGCCGACCCTTTCCCATCCCCATGGAGATAGTAACTACTAGGTGGCAGGACCTAGTGACAGATCCTAAAATTTCCATTGTCATCGAATTGATGGGGGGTACCAAGGAACCTCTTGCTCTTTTCCAGTCTGCTATTGCCGCAAGAAAGCCAGTTGTCACAGGAAACAAGGCTTTGTTGGCCGAACATGGCGCTGAGATCTTTAAACTATCTCGATCCGCCAACACACCCATCTTTTACGAAGCAGCCGTCGCTGGCGGTGTGCCGATCATCAAGTCTATTCGAGAAGCCTTTATCGGAAACCGTTTTGAGTCTATACACGGCATCCTTAACGGGACCAGCAATTACGTTCTAAGCCGGATGACAGAATCCGAAATGGATCTTCATCAAGCCCTTCGTGAGGCACAATCCCTTGGCCTCGCCGAGGCCGACCCTTCCTTAGACCTTAACGGGTGGGACGCTGCTCATAAAACCATTTTGTTAGCTTCCCTTGCCTACGGATTCTGGATAGGTACCTGTGACGTCGAGGTGGGGGGAATTGACAACCTTAGTTCCATTGATATTCGATTTGCCCGCCAATTAGGCTACAGAATTAAGCTGCTCTC
This DNA window, taken from Candidatus Xiphinematobacter sp., encodes the following:
- the polX gene encoding DNA polymerase/3'-5' exonuclease PolX — its product is MPSELLTNEDYCRVLNDIALLLELKGEKNSFKTRAYLRASKTLSRIHWKLAEATEEQVRAIEGVGASIAKKISELTQTGHLRFYEELCKELPRDILTLLDIPGLGIRRIKVLYERLGVTSVTSLERMCREGKLITLPGFGKKTSRKLLQSLEDTRRNARKFLSVQALPLAIGLVEELKKLGEVSLATYAGSLRRGKDTVHDIDLVVAGKASSRILSFFLSHPWVESILAKGVTKCTVRLKGGMPCDLRVVTKEEYPFALAYFTGSKEHNVRSRSLALRHGWSLNEYGFTPLKKRIQKRVIPSVDNEADIYRALDLQFIPPELREDHGEFSAAAARSIPSLVEMKDLKGAFHCHTTDSDGRDSLTSMAEAGMRLGFQYLGISDHSKSLIRAHGLSESALMEQRKAILRLNASYKQFHLFSGTECDILRDGALDFSDEVLASLDYVIASVHTSFSLSAAAMTRRIIRALSNPYVTVLGHLTGRLLLRRSPYRVDIPAVIEAAASTGTWIELNANPNRLDMDYSWWPLAREKKVRCIINPDAHSARGIQDVSFGVCSARKGWLTVQDVANCLTPSAMETALRAKRGRLSQ
- a CDS encoding homoserine dehydrogenase, with the translated sequence MVSVGVGLAGFGTVGAGVFRALKQNGGLLAQRAGAHFEIRRIVLRDPSKSRPFPIPMEIVTTRWQDLVTDPKISIVIELMGGTKEPLALFQSAIAARKPVVTGNKALLAEHGAEIFKLSRSANTPIFYEAAVAGGVPIIKSIREAFIGNRFESIHGILNGTSNYVLSRMTESEMDLHQALREAQSLGLAEADPSLDLNGWDAAHKTILLASLAYGFWIGTCDVEVGGIDNLSSIDIRFARQLGYRIKLLSSIRSHSDREIEISVGPALIPETHVLASVDGAFNAILVRGDIVGESLFYGHGAGELPTASAVLGNLAEAALSLSSPTSVNFSPHNFYGCVKNPNFCSALSYLRLVVDNSQPKVLAQITGILGDVEIGIASFIQLVGQDGHQTSLVLMLQTAVVGVTRKAIRQIATLPCIKEKPVLLRVEHFALK